CGGAAGCAACGCGTCCGTTCCGGACGCGTCAGGCGCCGACGGCGATCCGGACCGAAAGTGGTTTGAATGGGCACCTGGTACGTCGGAGTGCACGCAGGGATAGCCAAGTCAGGTCAACGGCGCAGCGTTCAGGGCGCTGTCCCATAGGGGTCCGCAGGTTCGAATCCTGCTCCCTGCACTCCGATTTTACCGTCTCCCCGATCGAACAGTACCCGCCTCGTTCGCGAGGTCGGGTCCGGGGGACGCTCACTTTCGAACATACACCCTCATACGGAGGGAACTGTCATGAGTAGCAAGACGAATCCACGATTACAGAACCTCATTGCCGAGCTGAAGTCGGTGTCCCGCGACTCCGGTGCCAACGTCTGGCAGGACGTCGCGACCCGGCTGGAAAAGCCACGGCGCACCCACGCGGAGGTCAACCTGGGCCGCATCGAGCGGTACGCCCAGGAGGACGAGACCGTCGTCGTCCCCGGCAAAGTGCTGGGAAGCGGTGTGCTCGAAAAGAACGTCACCGTCGCTGCCGTCGACTTCTCGGGGACCGCCCGAACGAAGATCGAACAGGCCGGCGAAGCGGTGAGCCTCGAACAGATTGCCGAACAGAACCCGGAAGGAACCAACGTCAGGGTGATCCGATGAGCCTCGCAGAGTTCGACGCAGACCTCGTCGTCGACGCCCGTGACTGCATTATGGGCCGGGTCGCCAGCGAGGTGGCCCAGTCCGCGCTCGACGGCGAGCGCGTTGCCGTGGTGAACGCCGAGCGGGCGGTCATCACCGGCAACGAGGAGTCGACGATGGAGACGTATCGCAAGCGCGCGGATCTGGGCTCCGACCGCGGACCGTACTATCCGAAGCGACCGGACCGGATCTTCAAGCGCTCCATTCGCGGGATGCTCCCGCACAAGAAACCGCGCGGCCGCGAGGCGTTCGAAAACGTCCGCGTCTACGTCGGCAACCCCTACGATGACGATCCCGACCGGGAAGCGGTCGTCCTGGACGGCACGTCGCTGGATCGCCTGTCGAACATCAAGTTCACCACGCTCGGGGAGATCTCCGAGGAACTGGGTGCTACTGTCACATGGTAACGAACACGTCCGGAAAGAAGAAGACGGCCATCGCCCGCGCCACCGTCCGAGACGGCGAAGGTCGCGTACGAATCAACTCCCAGCCCGTCGAACTGTGGGAGCCGGAATCGTCCCGCCTGAAGATGCTCGAGCCGTTCCGCATCGCCGGGGAGGACCTCCGGTCGCAGGTCGACATCGACGTCAGCATCTCC
The Halalkaliarchaeum desulfuricum DNA segment above includes these coding regions:
- a CDS encoding 50S ribosomal protein L18e: MSSKTNPRLQNLIAELKSVSRDSGANVWQDVATRLEKPRRTHAEVNLGRIERYAQEDETVVVPGKVLGSGVLEKNVTVAAVDFSGTARTKIEQAGEAVSLEQIAEQNPEGTNVRVIR
- a CDS encoding 50S ribosomal protein L13, with translation MSLAEFDADLVVDARDCIMGRVASEVAQSALDGERVAVVNAERAVITGNEESTMETYRKRADLGSDRGPYYPKRPDRIFKRSIRGMLPHKKPRGREAFENVRVYVGNPYDDDPDREAVVLDGTSLDRLSNIKFTTLGEISEELGATVTW
- a CDS encoding 30S ribosomal protein S9, with amino-acid sequence MVTNTSGKKKTAIARATVRDGEGRVRINSQPVELWEPESSRLKMLEPFRIAGEDLRSQVDIDVSISGGGFSGQADAARTAIARGLVEHLNDAELREAYMEFDRSLLVNDVRQPEPKKWGGPGARARYQKSYR